The following nucleotide sequence is from Aspergillus nidulans FGSC A4 chromosome I.
CTGCATGTTCACGGGTGTCATGACTGGCAAAATGAACCCCCTTGCGGGCAGAGGTGGCCGGGGCTTTGCCTTTGCGGCGGCGggcattctcttcctcctctttatcctcctcctcctccgcctcctcatcttcctcttcttcctctccagcaacaagcgcagCAAGGGCGGCAGCACGCTTGCGGGCGTGCTTGGGGGTAGTAGTTGCAGGATTTTTGACTATTACCTGTCAGCAGTTATTCTTTCGGTCCGGATGATAGACCATTTACTGTGAAAGTCACACTGCTTGCCCTTACTGCCAAAGTAGCAGTTAGCACAAGCCCCCTGGAATCGCCCAGCTACCACTATACAACCTTCAAACAGTCCACTTTCCTTAATGTGGCAGTGGGTGCATGGCTTGGGCGCATGAGAACCAACCATCTACCCCAGAAGGGCCTCAGAATTGCTGTTACGGACGTAACTGAAGGTTTTGCCGTCCCTAATGTGCTTTTGCCGAATCTGAGGCTCGCAGACAGCCGGCATGGCGAGCAGGGCTGCCTGGGCAGCGGATGGTTTAGGATATTTGGCGGCCCAGTGCCACTCGGCGACCAGCACTGCAGGCGGGATTTCGgccgtggatgaagaagaggatgtggtggaggacaTTGTGGTTGGATGGATGTATAATGAAAACTGGCTATCTACAACTTACGGGCCGTCAAATGCTTTATATAGACCCCTTGCAGCCCATTGTTGTAGTTTACAGCGCTTTGTGTTTGTATTCTGGATATCCAGACAATAATGTATTATCTTAGGTCCTTTGACGGTCCGTCGATTCTTTTTCTGGCAGGTTATCGATTCCCATTGACGTTCAGAGTACAATCAATGTGTTGGTCCAAAATCAATTGACGGTCCGTCAGACCTCCGTAGCAGCTCTATCATTGGTCGAAAATTTATTTACGGATCGGGATACCGTTTCTCCGGTCCGCCGAAGGCTACCAAAGTCCCGCAGGGCCTGCCGGGAGCCCCCCCCGGGAGGGTGCCccgcagggcaagctgagtcACCCGGAGCGTCTCGGCCATCGAAGCGCTCCCGGAGCGAAGCGCAGGTCAGCCAGCGTAGGTAGGCCAGCGTAGGGTCAGGAAGCTTGTGTGTATATATCGATAACTCCACTAAATTTGTCCCAAGTTCAACTTCTCAATCACGGTTTTATCATTGCTTTATTCATGTAAATAGGGATCTAGTGGATGAGAACGGTCAAATTCGCGGAATCTCGATAGATTTCAGTACGGGTTCGTCAGACAGTGGGATTcaggagggaggagagaatATATTCTATTAATCCTGAGACGAAAAGATGTACCGAAAATAAAGCCGGGCTGCTGGAGCGGCCGAAAGCTATAAGAGATCTATGTATTAAGTATATATGCATCGTTCTATGCACTGGTCCCGGTAAGCTCAGTTCACGAAGCCTTGTCGGCCGCGGGACCAGCGCTGCCGTTCGCTTCGGCTTCCCGCTGAGATATGCTAGGACTAGCACCAGTCTTAAGGTAGTGCTCATACTCGCCGATCCGCTTTCCGCCCTTAATCCATCGCTCGCGGTACTCCTTCTGCTTTAGCTCGGTAAGTTTGTTTAGAGCAGGCCAATATGCCGCGTGGTCGTACTTGAACTCGACGTCACCGCCCACGGACTTCATGAGCTGGGATGGTGGGACGTGGTTGGTTAGATTCTCGTTGAACTTGAGTTTCTCGCGGGTAACGGGGTCGAGGAAAGGGGTGATGATTTTAAAGAAGCCCATTATGATAAATGGCACTAGTCTTGTTAGCTACCAATCTCCCAATGTTAAGAAGTGGGAGGACTCACTGTTAATAACCAGCGCCCGCCCCAACCTCTCCGGATAGTGGTTCTGCAAAAAGTGCACTGTATCCTTCGCCTGTCCAATGCTAGCATTTTGTCCGGACTTGGTCTGGCTATAATCCACGATTAACGCGAGCGTTTCCTGGTCCGCCGGCATAAGTTCAATCGCACGCTCAAGCATGAATACCAGATGCTGCACTTGGCGATCGCTCTTCTCCGTATTCTGGTTCGACGGCAGCAAATACAGGCACGGCCGGCCGTGAATATCATATCCGAGCAGGACCTGTTTTCCTGTCTCGTTCTCAATGGAGATATAATCCGCTGTCAATTTCTCAATGCCGTACTCCCGGCGCCAGGTAAGTGTGCGCTGCAGCCGAGCCACAGCTTCGGGGGCGTTCCATTTCGTGGCGCGCAGGTAACGGAGGAGACATTCACGTGTAAGGAACATGCGCTCATCGTCTGTTATCGGTGCAGTTGGGGCATTCTTCGCGGCTGTGGTTGGGACAGTTGTCCATCCAGAAACGGATTTAAGCACGCTCTCATACTTGGCTTGTTGTTCTGGTGTCAATTTGGCGGGCGGAGGTGGCTTTGCTGTGTTAACGGGGCGGACGAAGGGTTTTTGGATGAGGCCAtcggcagcggaggaggggAGGTTCAGACTGTCAATTGTCTCTATCTCCTGCTGGGGAGCAGGAGTTGCGGCCGGCTCTTCTTGAACTAGGGATTCTTTTGGAGGTGCGGATGCGGACTCAGAGGCAGGCGCAGGGGTAGGTGTAGACTCGCCCTCCGGAGAGACGtggagcttctcaacatcagGCGCGACGGTATTGCCGTCAACCGGAGGCGCCGGCTGTGAGGTAGCTGGAGTTGGGGTCGGGGCGTCTGATGGAGTGGTGGACATCGCTTGTTATGTATATCGAGAGGTTACAAAAGCAATcgagttcaaggagaagagccACCTGCAGCAACCAATTCGCTAGACGTAAAATGAGGCGGGGCGGTAAAGAATCTAAGGAGTTTGCACACCTCAGCTTATGTGATTTTTCTTTCGTGTCTTCCGAAGCTTAGCTTGTTTGATTGGGGGTTTTGTTGCGATGATCGTCAGGACAGCTTACATTGTTAGTGAACATCGGCGTAATGCTGCTTACTAACAATGCACTGCCGGCTTTCTGATGTAGAGTAGCTCTGAATAATATCAACAACCTTGAACCAATCCAACACATTAGATTAGACATCCATTTAACTCTTTAACGCAAAAGCAAGATGGTATGTCTATTAtttgcttcttttcttctcttcctacCTTCCGTGCACCACTGACCTCTACCAGAGCAAAGACTCTTCCCCAACGCACATCCACATGCACCATCCCCGTCTAGCAGACTACTTTGAAGACTTCACGCGACCACATACAAGCCATACTGCCTCGCTggcctcgtcatcctcacAACACATTTACCACAATCATACCGTGACCTATGGg
It contains:
- a CDS encoding CRAL/TRIO domain protein (transcript_id=CADANIAT00007652), whose amino-acid sequence is MSTTPSDAPTPTPATSQPAPPVDGNTVAPDVEKLHVSPEGESTPTPAPASESASAPPKESLVQEEPAATPAPQQEIETIDSLNLPSSAADGLIQKPFVRPVNTAKPPPPAKLTPEQQAKYESVLKSVSGWTTVPTTAAKNAPTAPITDDERMFLTRECLLRYLRATKWNAPEAVARLQRTLTWRREYGIEKLTADYISIENETGKQVLLGYDIHGRPCLYLLPSNQNTEKSDRQVQHLVFMLERAIELMPADQETLALIVDYSQTKSGQNASIGQAKDTVHFLQNHYPERLGRALVINMPFIIMGFFKIITPFLDPVTREKLKFNENLTNHVPPSQLMKSVGGDVEFKYDHAAYWPALNKLTELKQKEYRERWIKGGKRIGEYEHYLKTGASPSISQREAEANGSAGPAADKAS
- a CDS encoding uncharacterized protein (transcript_id=CADANIAT00007651) — translated: MSSTTSSSSSTAEIPPAVLVAEWHWAAKYPKPSAAQAALLAMPAVCEPQIRQKHIRDGKTFSYVRNSNSEALLGKGKQCDFHIKNPATTTPKHARKRAAALAALVAGEEEEEDEEAEEEEDKEEEENARRRKGKAPATSARKGVHFASHDTREHADRVPRRAQCLHTMLAVAARQASAAAAA